A window of the Helianthus annuus cultivar XRQ/B chromosome 4, HanXRQr2.0-SUNRISE, whole genome shotgun sequence genome harbors these coding sequences:
- the LOC110935019 gene encoding senescence-specific cysteine protease SAG39-like — protein MSSSRSVIVAVLLVFAMCACQVTSRTLNQETMLQRHQQWMAQYGRVYRDDVEKEMRFKIFSNNVEYIESFNNAGNRPYKLSVNQFADQTNEEFKAARNGFKVPSDLESTRATPFRYENVTVVPSSMDWRKKGAVTPVKDQGQCGSCWAFSTIAATEGITQITTGKLISLSEQEIVDCDKTSEDQGCEGGYMEDGFEFIIKNKGINTEVGYPYTAADGTCNTKEESVRAAKISGYEKVPINSEKALLQAVANQPVSVSIDASGADFQFYSSGVFTGDCGTDLDHGVTAVGYGIADDGTKYWLVKNSWGASWGDNGYIMMERDVSAKEGLCGIAMDSSYPTA, from the exons ATGAGTTCATCAAGATCGGTTATCGTAGCGGTCCTGCTTGTTTTTGCGATGTGTGCATGTCAAGTCACATCGCGGACACTAAACCAAGAGACCATGTTACAACGGCACCAACAATGGATGGCTCAGTATGGGCGCGTATATAGAGATGATGTGGAGAAAGAAATGCGATTCAAGATATTCAGCAACAATGttgaatatatagaatcattcAACAATGCCGGAAACCGTCCATACAAGCTGAGTGTTAACCAGTTTGCTGACCAAACAAATGAGGAGTTCAAGGCTGCTCGTAACGGCTTCAAGGTCCCGTCTGATCTTGAATCAACTCGGGCCACACCATTTAGGTATGAAAATGTGACTGTAGTTCCGTCCAGCATGGATTGGAGGAAAAAAGGCGCGGTCACCCCGGTCAAAGATCAAGGTCAATGCG GAAGTTGTTGGGCATTCTCAACAATAGCTGCAACCGAAGGGATCACTCAAATCACAACCGGAAAATTGATTTCGCTCTCTGAGCAAGAGATAGTAGATTGTGACAAAACAAGCGAAGACCAAGGATGCGAAGGCGGATATATGGAAGACGGGTTTGAATTCATCATAAAAAACAAAGGCATCAACACGGAAGTAGGATACCCATACACAGCTGCCGATGGGACCTGTAATACCAAGGAAGAATCCGTTCGCGCTGCCAAAATTAGTGGGTACGAAAAGGTTCCCATTAACAGTGAAAAGGCATTGTTACAGGCAGTGGCGAATCAACCCGTGTCAGTTTCTATAGATGCAAGTGGAGCTGATTTTCAATTTTACTCGAGTGGGGTTTTTACTGGAGATTGTGGGACTGATTTGGATCATGGTGTAACAGCAGTCGGGTATGGAATAGCCGATGATGGTACAAAGTATTGGTTGGTGAAGAACTCATGGGGTGCGAGTTGGGGAGATAACGGATACATAATGATGGAAAGAGATGTTAGTGCTAAAGAAGGCCTGTGTGGGATTGCTATGGATTCATCTTATCCAACAGCATAA
- the LOC110935020 gene encoding senescence-specific cysteine protease SAG39, whose translation MSSSRSVIVAVLLVFAMCACQVTSRTLNQETMLQRHQQWMAQYGRVYRDDVEKEMRFKIFSNNVEYIESFNNAGNRPYKLSVNQFADQTNEEFKAARNGFKVPSDLESTRATPFRYENVTVIPSSMDWRKKGAVTPVKDQGQCGSCWAFSTIAATEGITQITTGKLISLSEQEIVDCDKTSEDQGCEGGYMEDGFEFITKNKGINTEAGYPYTAADGTCNTKEESVRAAKISGYEKVPVNSEKALLQAVANQPVSVSIDASGADFQFYSSGVFTGDCGTDLDHGVTAVGYGITDDGTKYWLVKNSWGASWGDNGYIMMERDVSAKEGLCGIAMDSSYPTA comes from the exons ATGAGTTCATCAAGATCGGTTATCGTAGCGGTCCTGCTTGTTTTTGCGATGTGTGCATGTCAAGTCACATCGCGGACACTAAACCAAGAGACCATGTTACAACGGCACCAACAATGGATGGCTCAGTATGGGCGCGTATATAGAGATGATGTGGAGAAAGAAATGCGATTCAAGATATTCAGCAACAATGTCGAATATATAGAATCATTCAACAATGCCGGAAACCGTCCATACAAGCTGAGTGTTAACCAGTTTGCTGACCAAACAAATGAGGAGTTCAAGGCTGCTCGTAACGGCTTCAAGGTCCCGTCTGATCTTGAATCAACTCGGGCCACACCATTTAGGTATGAAAACGTGACTGTAATTCCGTCCAGCATGGATTGGAGGAAAAAAGGCGCGGTCACCCCGGTCAAAGATCAAGGTCAATGCG GAAGCTGTTGGGCATTCTCAACAATAGCTGCAACAGAAGGGATCACTCAAATCACAACCGGAAAATTGATTTCGCTCTCTGAGCAAGAGATAGTAGATTGTGACAAAACAAGCGAAGACCAAGGATGCGAAGGCGGATACATGGAAGACGGGTTTGAGTTCATCACAAAAAACAAAGGCATCAACACGGAAGCAGGATACCCATACACAGCTGCCGATGGAACCTGCAACACCAAGGAAGAATCCGTTCGCGCTGCCAAAATTAGTGGATACGAAAAGGTTCCCGTTAACAGTGAAAAGGCATTGTTACAGGCAGTGGCGAATCAACCCGTGTCAGTTTCTATTGATGCAAGTGGAGCTGATTTTCAGTTTTACTCGAGTGGGGTTTTTACTGGAGATTGTGGGACTGATTTGGATCATGGTGTAACAGCAGTCGGGTATGGAATAACTGATGATGGTACAAAGTATTGGTTGGTGAAGAACTCGTGGGGTGCGAGTTGGGGAGATAACGGATACATAATGATGGAAAGAGATGTTAGTGCTAAAGAAGGCCTGTGTGGGATTGCTATGGATTCATCTTATCCAACAGCATAA